In a genomic window of Bacteroidota bacterium:
- a CDS encoding DUF2279 domain-containing protein: MNKSRLHKLAGGFAIGFGGSLYLLNKAWYSKETGTSFHFYNDMDHWNQIDKSGHFWSAFQQSRLGVDMLLWSGMDRIQSIWIGGMLGVVLQAPIEVFDGFSDDYGASWSDFGFNMAGSTFLIAQQLAWNEIRIMPKYSFHTTAYAPLRPQTFGKSLPEQMLKDYNGQSYWLSFNLSAFLPHDSNYPKWLNIATGYAASQMVYGSPRDNNNYGYTAYRRFFISPDINLQNIKTSSKFLKKTFYILSAFRIPMPAIELNSKMQVKFHPLYY, translated from the coding sequence ATTAATAAATCAAGGCTTCATAAATTAGCAGGAGGCTTTGCAATTGGATTTGGTGGTAGTTTATACCTTCTCAATAAAGCCTGGTACAGTAAGGAAACAGGAACTTCTTTTCATTTCTATAATGATATGGATCACTGGAATCAAATAGATAAAAGTGGACATTTTTGGAGTGCCTTTCAACAAAGCAGATTAGGGGTAGATATGCTTCTATGGTCAGGTATGGATAGAATTCAATCAATTTGGATTGGTGGTATGCTTGGTGTTGTTTTGCAAGCTCCTATTGAAGTTTTTGATGGTTTTAGTGATGATTATGGTGCATCATGGAGTGATTTTGGTTTTAATATGGCTGGTTCTACATTTCTTATTGCACAACAACTAGCTTGGAATGAAATCAGAATAATGCCGAAATATTCTTTTCATACCACTGCCTATGCCCCACTCAGACCACAAACTTTTGGAAAAAGTTTACCCGAACAAATGCTAAAAGATTATAATGGACAGAGTTACTGGTTATCATTTAACCTATCTGCTTTCTTACCCCATGATAGTAATTACCCAAAATGGTTGAATATTGCTACAGGTTACGCTGCTTCCCAAATGGTATATGGAAGCCCCCGGGACAATAACAACTATGGATATACTGCATACAGAAGATTTTTTATATCTCCCGATATAAATCTTCAAAACATTAAAACATCCAGTAAATTTTTGAAAAAAACCTTCTATATTTTAAGTGCATTCAGAATTCCAATGCCGGCAATTGAATTAAACAGTAAAATGCAAGTGAAATTCCATCCGCTATACTATTAA
- a CDS encoding T9SS type A sorting domain-containing protein — protein MHKETIKQEESMKFLFILTLFFTITGIVFTHNSYAFTEIEQIRTSSVYNSKTVEDFTFNLNSIGFIGNSFAASPSSPSSCMDAVIVNCKEIQLSWTTGNGQGRLIVASKENPVNAFPINGNSYKASSIFGKGEDLGKGNFVVYKGSGNNTTLSIEEESTYYFSIFEYNEHEKKLLYLSHEYPSKKIIMDQVFVENTMESELFACNESQLVLDVGEGYFSYKWSNGSENQKTTIDSPVDFEQSFYSVTVFNENGCSKSIPVKIAYMNCDKVNGNTSDTDFEVYPNPVNRILTLRMKDSPTNNYKSNLNDEIELKTSVRVIDLLGNIKYYESLSFYAQSKNIYLGNLEQGIYLLQIENKEKVETRKIIIRR, from the coding sequence ATGCATAAAGAAACAATAAAACAGGAAGAAAGCATGAAATTTCTATTCATTTTAACTTTATTCTTTACAATCACAGGTATTGTTTTTACTCACAATAGTTATGCATTTACAGAAATAGAGCAAATAAGGACCAGCAGCGTTTATAATTCAAAAACTGTGGAGGATTTTACCTTTAACCTTAATTCAATTGGGTTTATAGGGAATTCATTTGCTGCTTCTCCATCAAGTCCATCCTCTTGTATGGATGCAGTAATTGTAAATTGTAAGGAGATTCAGTTATCATGGACAACGGGTAATGGTCAGGGGAGGCTAATTGTAGCAAGCAAAGAAAATCCGGTAAACGCATTTCCTATTAACGGGAATTCATACAAAGCAAGCTCAATTTTTGGAAAAGGGGAGGATTTAGGGAAAGGTAATTTTGTGGTGTACAAAGGTTCTGGCAACAATACTACACTATCTATTGAAGAGGAATCTACTTATTATTTCTCGATTTTTGAGTATAATGAGCATGAAAAGAAATTGTTATACCTAAGCCATGAATACCCAAGCAAGAAAATTATCATGGATCAGGTTTTTGTTGAAAACACTATGGAATCTGAGCTGTTTGCTTGTAATGAAAGCCAATTGGTACTTGATGTTGGAGAAGGTTATTTTTCCTATAAATGGAGCAATGGTTCAGAAAATCAAAAAACAACAATTGATTCTCCAGTTGATTTTGAGCAAAGCTTTTATAGTGTAACTGTTTTCAATGAGAATGGTTGCTCTAAAAGTATTCCGGTAAAAATAGCCTATATGAATTGTGACAAAGTTAATGGGAATACAAGCGATACTGATTTTGAAGTATATCCCAACCCGGTTAATCGTATTTTAACTTTAAGAATGAAAGATAGCCCCACAAACAATTACAAGAGCAATTTGAATGATGAAATTGAACTCAAAACAAGTGTACGTGTTATAGATTTATTGGGCAATATAAAATATTACGAGAGCTTAAGTTTTTATGCTCAAAGCAAAAATATTTACCTGGGAAATCTGGAACAAGGTATTTATTTATTGCAAATAGAAAACAAAGAAAAAGTTGAAACCCGGAAAATAATTATAAGAAGATAA